In the Salvia miltiorrhiza cultivar Shanhuang (shh) chromosome 8, IMPLAD_Smil_shh, whole genome shotgun sequence genome, ACATCGTAACAACAAGTGTTATGTGTAAAGTGGTGTAATGAATAAAAGAATACACTTTAAATGTagagttaattgcatataaattactgaactttcgacaaattcttattttgcacatgaactttaaaatctttattaaaattattcaactattaattttttctcattttgcatatttgttcattttccgGCCCAACTTCGGGCTTGAAATGGCGTCGTTTCTATTCAACTATGCATTATAacgtcaattttattttttcacacgGTCATATTTATGCTACGCAAGCATATTCATGCCAAGCGAGTATATTTATGTCATGTCACCACGATGAATAATGGGCAAATatgtaaaatgaaaaaaaaataatagttgaataattttactaaagattttaaagttcgtgtgcaaaataagaatttgttgaaagttcggtAATTTAtacgtaattaacccttaaatgTAATAGTTTCTTTATAAAGTTAATCTCTTCCCActtataaaaaagaagaagaataattcTTTTGATTAAAGGTTAGGTAATTAGTTCATATTTCTATTTTTCGACTTTGAGAAATTAAGAGACATAATATGCATGGAAACTAATTAGATTCATAATAAACTTGGGAAAACAAGAGTTACTTACCAAGTAGGTTATCCCATCCCCTATATATTTGGGGCCATcaaattagagagagagagagagaaagaggcatTATGAGGAGAAGCATCGAAATCAAGTTGATCGACGACATTGCAAAACGACACACGACCTTCACGAAACGGCGGCATGGCCTGATAAAGAAAGCCGATGAATTCTGCCGGCTGTCCGACTCCACGGCGGCGCTCCTCATCTTCTCCTCCTCCAAAAACTGCTACGCCTTTGGTCATCCCGAAGTCGACTCCGTCTTGGACCGCTACGACGCCGCCGATTCCTCTTCGGCCACCGGCGCCGGTGGggaggaggcggaggcggtgacGGAGATGGAGAGTAGGATCGGCAATGCGGTGGAGACCGGGCGGTGGGAGGAGGCGGTGCGGGGGTTGGGATTGGATGCCTTCGACCAACTCACGGCGGAGTTGGAGAAGTTTAGGCGTCAAGTGGCGGCGCTTCAGACCAAATTTGCGGCGGCGCCGGCGGAGGAGACTGGCGGTAGTTGATAGGTTATTTGAActtttaaattagttttataTAGTTTGCATTATTCTTTTTTATCGGAATATTTTTTAATAGTTAGGTTATTTGaacttttaaattaatttgatgaatatCAAAAGGTTGATGAGTGGATTTGTAATTATGCTTCTTTCCTATTACTTTAATTCTGCTCATTAGGTTATTTAAATGCGCGTTCTTGTCAGCAATTAGTCTGTTGGATTGCTGATTTTCCTTGATGACTCTGAGTTTTGCTGTCGGAGGACTATCCTTAATATATGAGTTCGTcttgtttttcaaaaaaataaaaaaataaaaaatcgaagGCTTCTTTTAATACACTTGTTAATTAAATTCTAATATTATGGATATACTCTATTTTGTTATGCATATTCAAACCGCATCGTATCGTATATATATTCGAAGTTCGAACCACATAAGCTTTCGATAGatacaaaatttgaaaattttctatcaTTAAAACCACATTTAATTTGTATTACCTAGGAATTTAGCAATTTTCATTGATTGAGGAGCTTTATATCCCAACCCTATTTTTGGGAGATTTGAGGAATTACCAAATTcaccaattttttcactatttttttttcttttacttatatttaattattttctaaacattaCATCGTCAATTTgattgatgaaaaaaaaaaatattcaatatgcatcttaaatttaatataatataaaaataaatttaaaataaataagttcatttttttctctcttcattaaaatttataacTGTTTATTTATGCGtgtgtgaaaatatttatttatctattatgaCACATAATACTCTATAAAAATAATgcgtaatgctaattttcattattgaataatttttaaatttatttaataactataattatcattacactttttacaaagttgaaaatttatattatcaaattcagaatataattgaataattgatgtggattattttatttttttttctaaaatatgTTTTggatttgtttatattttgattttatttaatatctatatttatttaaatttatttttttttattttcgatgttcgtcgtgcatcgcactaATGGACATATTAGCTGAACATAAAATAGTACTtgcctattaattatttagaGTTAAggaaattttcttaaaaatctTGCATTATGCATACACTAATGAATCACACTAATATTAGTATTTATTACCTAATTAATTACATCAAATACCCCAAACCGAGCCAAGATTTTATCCCATCGAGACTCcgacaaagaaagaaaaaaacgcAGATTACATAAACTCAACGTTTTCTTTCagtattttttttgaatgatCGTTTTCATTTATTAACtttctttttctaaaataaaacataaaaatctcACATTATAAATGGGTTAATAACGTCGCAGAACTTTCTCCCCCGTTGAGTAATCCCCACCACCCGAATTTTTTTGAGACCGATGTGGACGAGGATTACGGCGCCGTTTTACAAGATTCTTGCATGGCTGCGGCGGCGGTCAACGATAGTCAAGGCCCTCctcgcggcggcggcggcgctctgCGCGGTGGCGGCGCTGAAACTGTCCCATTTCTTCGTCGCGTCTGAGGCGATCCATTTCCTTGGGATTTTGGTGTTGATTTATAAGCTCACCACTCTCAAAACGTGCTCCGGTAAGATTTGAATCGTTGAAAACGACATCTTTTCGATCAATCTAACGTCGTTTTCGCCGTCAAATGTTGTCtgaaaaattcatttttccgtTACACTTTAATTTGTGCTGccaatataaattaattcaaatattgTATGTtgcataaattattaaaatgtaGTACCAAAATAATGGGCATGAACaaaaatttacatatattttgccaaaaaaaaatatacaccaACCTATCGCAGCATTTATTTATGGCAAATTAaacactttaaaaaaaattggtcgCCGGAATTTGATATGACATTCTTCGTTCGATGAGACGATAACTTTTTCACACTTATATATGCCACGTGCAAATGAACGACAATCTTCGTTTGCACGTGGAATGTAAAGTGGCAAAACATTGTTGTTTCACTGAATGGATCTatacattgaaaaaaaaataaagattggGAGGGTATGATTTGCTATAAATGATAAAGgtaaaatacaaaatttgaaattaatcaCTTTGTATACTTCTCTAGCATGTTTTtgtattatactccatccgtcccactccaataggctcattttcctttttgggtaaaaaagttgtacttaattggagtgggacggagggagtaatttattaTCATCATtagttgtaatatatataaTGCTTAATCCTGTGTTTAGGGCTCTCCTTGAAGGCACAAGAGCTTACAGCTACATTCTTGACATCAAGATTGTGCTGCAGTTTTTTCATGGAGCGCGACATCCACACTGTGCTCGACTGTCTAACTCTGGTCTCGACTTTATGGATTGTATATAAGATGAGATTCGAGTTGAAATCAACCTACATCTCCAAGCTAGACAACATGCCCTTGTACTATGTGGTAATCATAAGTTAAtgtttgcattttttttattcttgaaTCTTGATAGCTTCCAAAGTGGCTTAATTTGATGCCCTTATGTGTGTTTGAGCACTTTTGGGATACTAACTTATATGGCCTTCAATTTGTTCAATTGTTTATAGTAATGCAAGTAGAGCTGTCAAGAGTGGCCCGGCCTAGCATGACTAGATTCTAGGCCAGTCTGAGTTTTTGGGCCGGTTCCATTGGCAACTTTAATTATAAGTGATTACATTTTGACAGCTCTAGTTATATATACATGCTCGAGCACTCAGTGAAGTCGTAGATGGTAAATGATGTTTCGTCTCGTATTTTATAGATTGTACCTTGCGCGATCCTAGCAATGCTCGTCCATCCTCGTACGTACCAGGGGCGCCCCGTGCGCATGCTATGGGCATTTGCTGTCTACTTGGAGTCTATTTCAGTATTGCCACAGCTCAAGATGATACAAAATGCCAAGGTACATAAATTAATTAGGCATCAAATTTACTCTATTTTGTGACTACAAAAAATTGATGTATAGGCTCTTCGTTGCAGATAATCGAGCCATTCACAGCCCATTACGTGTTTGCATTAGGAATTGCAAGATTTTTGGGATGTGCTCATTGGATCATTAAGGTGAGGCATCAAATCAATTTAGTTTAATCTTTGCAAATCACTATATGCATTCCCTAAAATTCTTTTctgaaagttgtaaattttatcataataaaagaaataaattcttttttatatatcacATCAGTATCTCGTTTAACCCGTTTCGTTGGAACTCAACATTTTTAGGTCTACAAATCGAGCGGAAGGTACTTGTATCTAGTGGGAGCTGGCTACATTTGGTTTCCTATGGTGCTACTCGCAGAAATCGTTCAGACATTCATCTTGGCTGACTTTTGTTATTACTACATTAAAGGGTAAAAGTTGCCTTCGAATTTTCGACAAATTCTAATATACTATAATATACTTTCTCCATCCACGAAAAAACTTgctactttttatttttgggacaactttctacctatttttggattataccccACCACACCACTTACAAATATCCCATTacccttacttttcactttttcacaacttttaatactccatccgtcccactccaatagactcatttacctttttgggtaaaaaagttgtacttaattggtatGTGGACCACAtcactttactaccactttcctactaaaaagtaagttttcttaatcaccgtacccaaaagaagtgagcctattggagtgagacggagggagtataaattaaaatactttttcatcattcccaatacacttgacattatttttcttaaaattcgtgccacttgtggacggatggagcatatagatatatgtatattttcttGTTGGAAAAATTGATGAAAACTGCAACATTGCATCTCTTTTGATTTTATGCAGCCTCATGGATGGTAGACTTATCGTCTACATGCCCATGCATTCGCATGCGTCAGCTCACTTGGTCTGATTCTTTATAGAATTGGTATTTGAAATTTCGCTAGTTGTAACTTTTTCTTCTCTGTCAAATCTACGAGGGATTGATTTATCCAAATATATGTCTTCAAACTCTaaatatatgttatttatttatacattacATGCTATGCAAATtcttctttatatttttcatgcaaCCATCTGAAAAAAGCTATCAAACAAAACTTCATAGACTGAATTGTGGAGGGAAAAGTTGAGAAAGGATTAAAATTCGAAACTTTGAAAACTACCAAAATTcgatttatttttcaattaaatcCCGACACGTAGTGAGCTCTCATTAAGCCCGTCAAACAGCACTATAACAAACGGGCCCACAAAAGCATCTCTCCTTTTGACACCAAAGCGGGCCCACCAGCCCGAAATACGGCCGTCTGCGTGTGCCACGTGGCGCCCAGCCCGCGACGGCCCGAGTTCAGAGGCCCAAACACACCCCCACGTGTCCCCGGCCCCCCTATTCCTCGCGCCAGACACCGGCCCGAGCCTCCCACGAACCGCCACGTGTCGGAATGTCCAGGTTCAGCGTCAGGTGCCGCTAACGTGGCGGTTGGGGAATGCATGCAGAGAATTTTCCTGCTCTCAGTTAATTATGGAATTAAGCGGAATTAAGCGGGATATTAGGGGCCACTGATTTGGGATTTGGAGAGAGGATtggattaataataatattaaactCCGTGGTTAACTCTTAATCCATTAGGTGTCAACTAACCCCTCCTCCCCTCTCTCCACGTGGCGCCTCCCCGCGCTCCCCCGCTTTCTCTCTCCTCGCTGCTTataaacctctctctctccgctCGTTTCTCTCTCATGCGTCTGCATTCAACGTTGTTCAAACCTAGTCCAaccgaaaattttgaaattagagagagagagagggagaggagaaTGGGGGGTTGCGAGGAGCTGAGCTTGGAGCTGTCGATAGGGGGTAAGTACGCGGGAAAATCAGAGGATTTGGGGGAGAAAAGTAAGGATTTCCGCGGGATTAATTGCGAGAGAAGCGATTTCGGCGTTTCGCGATGTGATTTCTCCGGGGGGTGCGCCGAAGCGATGGATCTGCAGAGGAGGAGAGAGATTCAGGCGTCGAGGAGGCAGGAAGCGCggaggaagagagaggagaaGGTGAAGCGATCGAGAGGGGGGAATGCGGTGGGATTTGTCGACGACAAAGTGTTTCTCGAGGCGCAGAGGTTTCAGGAGAGAGTGCGAGATAGGGAAATTAGGGAGAAGGATTGCTTCATTGAGGAGGGGAAAAGCAGAAAAAATGGAAATGGTGATGAGCTGGGGCTGTCCTTGTTCAGTGAGgagaaggggagagagaggagCGGCTGCTTGTACCCCAAGGTACAACTCGTGCAAGCCAAGAGTGATGATTCGGAAAATAGTAATGGGGTGAAATCTTTGGAGCAATGTTCCTCCGCTGCTTCAGATTTTCACAGCATGTCTCAGAAAGGTGAGAATTTCTTGTGTTTTGA is a window encoding:
- the LOC130998830 gene encoding agamous-like MADS-box protein AGL61; translated protein: MRRSIEIKLIDDIAKRHTTFTKRRHGLIKKADEFCRLSDSTAALLIFSSSKNCYAFGHPEVDSVLDRYDAADSSSATGAGGEEAEAVTEMESRIGNAVETGRWEEAVRGLGLDAFDQLTAELEKFRRQVAALQTKFAAAPAEETGGS
- the LOC130998831 gene encoding uncharacterized protein LOC130998831 → MWTRITAPFYKILAWLRRRSTIVKALLAAAAALCAVAALKLSHFFVASEAIHFLGILVLIYKLTTLKTCSGLSLKAQELTATFLTSRLCCSFFMERDIHTVLDCLTLVSTLWIVYKMRFELKSTYISKLDNMPLYYVIVPCAILAMLVHPRTYQGRPVRMLWAFAVYLESISVLPQLKMIQNAKIIEPFTAHYVFALGIARFLGCAHWIIKVYKSSGRYLYLVGAGYIWFPMVLLAEIVQTFILADFCYYYIKGLMDGRLIVYMPMHSHASAHLV
- the LOC130999539 gene encoding ninja-family protein AFP3-like; amino-acid sequence: MRLHSTLFKPSPTENFEIRERERERRMGGCEELSLELSIGGKYAGKSEDLGEKSKDFRGINCERSDFGVSRCDFSGGCAEAMDLQRRREIQASRRQEARRKREEKVKRSRGGNAVGFVDDKVFLEAQRFQERVRDREIREKDCFIEEGKSRKNGNGDELGLSLFSEEKGRERSGCLYPKVQLVQAKSDDSENSNGVKSLEQCSSAASDFHSMSQKGGSSSDAGSHVDQIDGHDSPSQAAEIERTKLAPTMNPQPTSASSGGEAAKASRRMPCVSATGDGPNGRTVIGFLYKYDKREVSIMCVCHGSSFSPAEFVEHAGGVDVSHPLRHITVVAR